TGTTTCCGAACTCTTCCGTTTCAACCATATCTAGTTTTTGGAATTCTGTTTGCTCCGTATGTAATGTGCGGTTAATACGCGCCGTAATCCCAAAATGTTTTGTTTGTTTTTCAGTGAACCATAGTTCCATCGTACAATCACGCCTTTCAATGCAAATTTATAATAGGGACATCATTAATGTCCCCTAACAAAAATAAAACAAAACATCCAAAAAGTATAGTTAAAAGTAAAAAAATAACGAAAATATATTTTAGTCAGAGGGTTCCAATATCTATGCATAAAAAAAACCCTTTCTTAAGAAAGGGCTTTTGTCTCTACTTCTACCGGTTTTCGAATCGGAATTAAAAGCATTACGCAACCAACTAACACAACAATTCCACCGACTAAAAACGGACTTTGCGGTGAAACAGTATGACCGATGATCCCTGATAAGATTGGCGCAATTGCGCCACCTAACCAACGAACGAAGTTATAAACGCCTGATGTAACAGATCTTTCATAAGGTGAAATATCCATTACATAACTTGTAAATAATGCATTATTTAATCCAGATGCTAATCCTGATAGAACAATTAATACAATTTGTAACCACATAACTTTCACAAAGAATAGTGCGATTAAGAAAAGCGCAAATACGAGTAAACTACCTTTCAACAATGCTTTTGGCTCATATTTACCTTCTAGCTTATGGGCTAAAATTGCAGAACCGTAAGCTAGCGCTAATCCCCATCCACAAAATACAAATCCTAATTGAATAGCAGATAAATGCATAATAAGTGGTGAATATGCTAACACAACGAAAAATCCGTAGTAGTATAACATTCCTGAAATCGCACCTTGCATAAACGGTTTATACTTCACCAGGTTAAGTAATTCCCCTACGCCTGCTGCTTTACGCTTCACTTTTCGCTCCGGTTCTTTTACAAAAAAGAAAACTAAAATAAATGCTAAGAAAATTAAAATACTCGTCGCAAAAAATGGGTAACGCCAAGAATGTCCACCTAATATCCCGCCTAATAACGGTCCGCCTGCCATCCCTAAACCGATAGCTGCTTCATACAATCCTACTGCTTCATGAACTTCTTTACTTAATGCAATCAATAATGTCATCGCCGTTGCGAAGAACATCGCATTTCCTAATCCCCATCCTGCGCGGAAAAGAGATAATTGAGCAATTGTTTGCGATATACCGCATATAAACGCAAATACAGTCACGATCGCAAGACCAATCGTCATCATTCGTTTATCACCAAATCTCGATGCGAATACTCCAGCTGGTAACATCATAATTGCCATCGTTAAAATATATGCTGTAAATAACATCTCTACTTGCCAATGGGATGCACCAATTTGCTCAGCAATGCTTGGTAAAATTGGGTCGACTACCCCTATACCCGAAAAGGCAAGGAAGGTAGCCACCACTGTAATCAATCTCCCTAGTTTTTGTTTGCTCTCCATTTTGATCATTCTCCTTTTGTGCTCTCTAAAAATGTCACGGCACGATGTAAGCTATCTTCAAGTTCTGCCTTTACACGTTGCATTTGCTCCATTTTTCCGTCTAGCGTTTGCACTTGTTGTTCAAGCATCTCTTTAATTTCTTGAATCACTTCACGGTCACGAGGATTTTCACTACTTCTTCTTTGCTCCATTCTTTCTTTTAACGATAAGAAATGCTGCATCTCTTGAAGCGTAATTCCTAACACTTCTTTCGCTTCCACAATTTTTTTAATTCTGGCGATATCCTCGTCTGTATACAGGCGAATGTTCCCCTCACTACGTTCAGGGGGATGAATTAAACCAATTTCCTCATAATAACGAAGTGTACGTTTTGTTAAACCAACTTGCTTTGTGACTTCATCAATTTTATACATGTTTATTCCTCCCTTCACTCGATTATTACATTTTACGTTAACGTTAACTTTTGTGCAACTGTTAGACTTTTGTAAATGTTTATCCTATTCAATTGTATTTTTCCAAAAGCAGTTTCATAATGAAAGAAAAGAAACAATAAGGAGATTTCCGTATGAATAAACCACTTATTTTCGCCCATCGCGGGGTAAAAGGAACACATCCAGAAAATACGATGATTGCCTTCCAAGAAGCTGAACGCATTGGCGCCCATGGAATTGAACTTGATGTCCACCTATCAAAAGATGGTAAACTTGTCGTGATTCACGATGAAACGGTAGATCGCACAACGAATGGCATAGGCCACGTTTCTGAAAAAACAGTAGTGGAATTACAAGCTTTAGATGCTGGTAGCTATAAAGACCCTTCTTTCCATGAAGCAAAAATTCCGACGTTACGCGAAGTATTCATTTGGTTATCTACAACAAAGTTACAGCTCAACATTGAGTTAAAAACAGATGTTATCCACTATCCAAATATTGAAGACAAAGTTGTCGCTCTCGTCCGAGAATACCATCTGTCTAATCAAATTATATTCTCTTCATTTAACCACGACTCTGTTTCATTATTAGCAGAAATAGCTCCTGAAATTCCAAGGGCAATTTTATATGATACACCACTTGCTGATCCTATCGCCGAAGCAAAAGCTAGAGAAGCAACTGGTTTACATCCAAATTTTCAACTACTTACAAAGGAATTTGTTCAACTAGCACAAAAACAAGGGTACGTTTTCCGCCCTTATACAATTAACGAATACAAAGATTTACAAACTATGATTGATTATGGTGTAGATGTCATTATTACCGATTGGCCAGCACGTGCCTTTGAGCTCCTTTCTTAATTGAAGGAGCTTTTTGTTTTCAAAATTTCATTGTTTAAAATAACCAAAAACCCTCAATACTAATACAATAATGTTTGTATGATGAGGGGCTGAAAAAGATGAATCAAACTATGAATCCAAAACTTAAAAAATATAAACGTCTTTTCTTCACCGTAATGTTTTCTTCTGTTCTTTTTTTCGTTTTTTCCTTTTTTGTTATTATTATAGTTGCAAAAATTATGGGACCTCCTCCTGTTGCTGTCCCGCAAACAAGTGTCTTTTACGCTAATGATGATACTGTTATAGGACAAAGTAATGAAATGCAAAAACGTTACAATGTATCTCTCAATGAAATTTCTCCTTATGTAAAAGAGGCGACACTATCTATCGAAGATCAACGATTCTACAAACATCATGGCTTTGATATGAAGCGTATTGCTGGTGCCATTGTTGCCGATTTAAAAGCGATGGCAAAAGTCCAAGGTGCTAGTACGATTACACAACAGTATGCTCGTAACCTATACTTAGATCATGATAAAACGTGGAAACGTAAACTATTAGAAGCAATGTACACAATTCGCCTTGAGGTAAATTATAATAAAAATCATATTTTAGAAGGATATTTAAATACAATTTATTACGGACATGGTGCTTACGGAATCGAAGCTGCGTCCCGTTTATATTTCGATAAAACTGCAAAAGAATTAACGTTAGCAGAAGCTAGCATGCTCGCAGGTATCCCGAAAGGACCTAGTGTCTATTCTCCCTTTTTAAAAGAAGATCGTGCGAAAGGAAGACATTCTCTCATATTAGATGAAATGGTAGAGCAAGGTTATATTACGAAGAAACAAGCAACTTCAGCGAAGAAAGAGCCATTAACTTTCGCCTCATTAGATACGAAAAAGGTGGCAGAGGTTGCGCCTTATTTCCAAGATGCTGTACAAGCTTCCCTTCTTCGTGATATCGGATTAGATGAACAAGCCTTACAAAAAGGAGGCTTGCGTATTTATACAACGCTCGACCCTAAATTACAATCGGTTGCAGAGCAAGCTGTAAAAGATCATATACCTGACACAACAAACATACAAACTGCGCTCGTCTCTATGAACCCAAAAACAGGGGAAGTGGCTGCACTTGTTGGCGGGACTGACTATAATACGAGCCAATTTAACAGGGCTACACAGGCCGCTCGCCAGCCTGGATCTACGTTTAAGCCATTTCTATATTATGCGGCATTAGAACGAGGATTTACCCCTGCTACGCGCTTAAAAAGTGAATACACTGTGTTCACTTTAGGTGACGGTGTTTCAAAGTATAAACCGAAAAACTATAAAGACTATTATGCAGACGATTTTGTAACAATGGCGCAGGCTCTTGCGGTCTCTGATAACGTATATGCCGTGAAGACAAATTTATTTTTAGGCGAAGACATCCTTACAAAAACGGCGAAACAGTTCGGAATTAAGAGCGCATTAAAAGACGTCCCTTCTCTTGCTCTCGGTACATCTCCTGTAAAACCGATTGAAATGGTTAACGCTTATAGCATGTTCGCAAATGGTGGAAAAGAAGTAAAACCGATTTTCATTCGCCGCATTATGGATCATGAAGGAAATATGCTATACGATGCTCATTTGGAGAGTAAACAA
This Bacillus paramycoides DNA region includes the following protein-coding sequences:
- a CDS encoding MFS transporter, producing MESKQKLGRLITVVATFLAFSGIGVVDPILPSIAEQIGASHWQVEMLFTAYILTMAIMMLPAGVFASRFGDKRMMTIGLAIVTVFAFICGISQTIAQLSLFRAGWGLGNAMFFATAMTLLIALSKEVHEAVGLYEAAIGLGMAGGPLLGGILGGHSWRYPFFATSILIFLAFILVFFFVKEPERKVKRKAAGVGELLNLVKYKPFMQGAISGMLYYYGFFVVLAYSPLIMHLSAIQLGFVFCGWGLALAYGSAILAHKLEGKYEPKALLKGSLLVFALFLIALFFVKVMWLQIVLIVLSGLASGLNNALFTSYVMDISPYERSVTSGVYNFVRWLGGAIAPILSGIIGHTVSPQSPFLVGGIVVLVGCVMLLIPIRKPVEVETKALS
- a CDS encoding MerR family transcriptional regulator, with amino-acid sequence MYKIDEVTKQVGLTKRTLRYYEEIGLIHPPERSEGNIRLYTDEDIARIKKIVEAKEVLGITLQEMQHFLSLKERMEQRRSSENPRDREVIQEIKEMLEQQVQTLDGKMEQMQRVKAELEDSLHRAVTFLESTKGE
- a CDS encoding glycerophosphodiester phosphodiesterase, whose protein sequence is MNKPLIFAHRGVKGTHPENTMIAFQEAERIGAHGIELDVHLSKDGKLVVIHDETVDRTTNGIGHVSEKTVVELQALDAGSYKDPSFHEAKIPTLREVFIWLSTTKLQLNIELKTDVIHYPNIEDKVVALVREYHLSNQIIFSSFNHDSVSLLAEIAPEIPRAILYDTPLADPIAEAKAREATGLHPNFQLLTKEFVQLAQKQGYVFRPYTINEYKDLQTMIDYGVDVIITDWPARAFELLS
- a CDS encoding transglycosylase domain-containing protein, which codes for MNQTMNPKLKKYKRLFFTVMFSSVLFFVFSFFVIIIVAKIMGPPPVAVPQTSVFYANDDTVIGQSNEMQKRYNVSLNEISPYVKEATLSIEDQRFYKHHGFDMKRIAGAIVADLKAMAKVQGASTITQQYARNLYLDHDKTWKRKLLEAMYTIRLEVNYNKNHILEGYLNTIYYGHGAYGIEAASRLYFDKTAKELTLAEASMLAGIPKGPSVYSPFLKEDRAKGRHSLILDEMVEQGYITKKQATSAKKEPLTFASLDTKKVAEVAPYFQDAVQASLLRDIGLDEQALQKGGLRIYTTLDPKLQSVAEQAVKDHIPDTTNIQTALVSMNPKTGEVAALVGGTDYNTSQFNRATQAARQPGSTFKPFLYYAALERGFTPATRLKSEYTVFTLGDGVSKYKPKNYKDYYADDFVTMAQALAVSDNVYAVKTNLFLGEDILTKTAKQFGIKSALKDVPSLALGTSPVKPIEMVNAYSMFANGGKEVKPIFIRRIMDHEGNMLYDAHLESKQILDKSKAFVMEEMMTGMFNKKLSSYAAVTGQSMLSKLSRTYAGKSGSTETDSWMIGFTPQIVTGVWVGYDQPKSISNVAEQGYAKRIWTDTMEKGLDGQPKKEFKQPSDVVAVNINPENGKIATKNCPISVKMYFAKGTEPTEYCMDHVDDKEEFEKTTEEKKKTSWWKKYLPW